In Novosphingobium kaempferiae, the DNA window TCGGCAGGGGCGCCAAGGAGAGCCTGACCGGTCTCCGGATCGAAGTCGGGACTCTGCCCTGCCTGTGCATCAATGCCGACAGAATAGTCCCCGTGCGTGGTGACCGACCCCACATCGACGGTCAGGCTGCCGGAGACGGTCCGCCCGAGCACCCCACGCGAGTAAAATCCGTCAGTCTCGACACTGTCGGCCGACACATGGATAGCGCCGCTGTAGCCGATGGCGCGGATGCCGTCCGCATAGTCGCCGGTAGTCTTGACTGCGCCAGCCTTCACGTCGATCGCACCGGACACGCTGCCTGCGGCGATGCCGTGGGCCTCGAAGCCCTGCGTGGTCACGTCGCCGACGTGGATGGTCAGGTCGCCCGTGCTCGTGTGTCCCGCGACGCCGATCGAGCCTGCACCATGCGTGGCGATCGTGCTCGCGCCATCGGCGATCAGCGAGGCGGCGCCGCCGGAGAAATTGCTGACCGTGACGCCATTCACGTAATCGTCGCCGGTGTCGACCGAGATGCGGTCGGCAAGATGGACAGTTAGATCCTGCGGCGTGTCCTCGTTGCCGATGACGTACTGGATGCCACCGGGATAGCTGGCTGACGCCGGGCAGGTGATCGCGGTGAGGGTCAGCACACCGCAGACCGGAGCCGCCGCTATCGCGGGTACGCTTCCCAGAAGCAGTGCAGCCGCAGCGCCGCTGAGAGTGGTGCCGAGACGCAGCGCCTGACGGCGGCGGGCCTGAAGGCGGGAAGGTCGCCCGGACTTGATGCTCGAAACAACGCGATCGTCGTGCACAATGTGCTCCCTGGTGACGTCCAGGAGCAATCCACAATCGGATCCCGCACCCACCGACGGACGCCGATGACGATGGCAGACTTCAGAACTGGCTATGGGATCCGACCCGTTGCCCCCTTTTTGATGCGAGCTGAACGTCGCCATGGGTGCAGACCCGTAAGAAAATTTACGCGGCTGATACGAAAACTTGCGCCCTACCCTCGCAAGATTGCAATGCGGTTACCGTCGAGGGGCGAACCTGAGCAACAGAAAGCCTGTCAGGGCCGATACGAGTGATCCGCCCAGCACGCCGATCTTGACTTGATCGATGTGCGCGGGGTCATCGAATGCCAGCCCGCCGACGAACAGGCTCATCGTGAAGCCAATGCCGCACAGCAGGCACATCCCGTAAGTCTGCAACCATCCCGCACCGGCCGGGCGACAGCCCAACCCGAGCCATGCGCTGATCCGCAATGCCAGGAACACCGCCGCCTGCTTGCCCAGGAAAAGCCCGCCGGCCACGCCCATCGGCAGGGGTGCAAGCACCTGATCGATGCCGATACCTCGAAGCGAGACGCCGGCATTCGCGAAACCGAACAGGGGTACGACCCCGTAGGCCACCCACCGATGGAGGCCGTGTTCCAGCCGGTGCAGCGGAGACTCGGTGCTCTCCGGCGTGCCGGGAGTGGCCCTGATCGGCACGAAGACCGCAGCGAGCACGCCTGCAACCGTAGCATGGATGCCCGAAAGGAGGACAGCCAGCCATAGCAATGCGGCAAGCACCATGTAGGGAGCAAGCCGCTGCACGCCTTTTCTGTTGAGCAGGAACATCGCGGCCAGGATCGCTCCCGCCGCGCCAAGCGCCATTGCGTCGATCGTGTCCGTATAAGCCAGTGCGATCACCGCGACCGCACCCATGTCATCGACGATCGCGATGGTCGTCAGCAGCAGCTTGAGCGAAGCCGGCACGCGATCGCCCAGCATCGCCATTACGCCGATGGCGAAAGCGATATCGGTTGCCGTGGGGATTGCCCAACCACGATGCAAGGACGGCTCCGAAGCCGTGACGGAAAGATAGATCAGTGCAGGCACCGCCATTCCTGCTCCGGCGGCGATGGTCGGCAGCACGCGATCCGACCATCGTGCGAGTTGCCCGTCCACCAGTTCCCGCTTGATCTCCAGCCCGACGAGCAGGAAAAACAGCGTCATCAGGCCATCGTTGATCCAGTGAGAGACCGAAAGAGGCCCGAGATATCGATGCAGGTTGTGAAAGTAGGCATCGGCCAAAGGGCTGTTCGCCATGCCGAGCGCAACGGCGGCAGCGGCCATCAGCAGAATGCCGCCTGCGGCTTCGCTCCTCAGGAAGTCTCTCAGAACGGATCGTGGCCGGCGGATCGCCTCCACGGCAAGCTTCTTCGTCATCCACCCGGCATAGTGGGCCTTCCCGCAGATCGCGAGAATAATCAGGCAATTGGCGTGCTTTTCCAAAAGCTCAAGCGGCCAACTGCATCCGTTATAGACCTGCCTTAACCAAGAAACTTTTCCCTATCCAGCTAAGGCACTTGGCCGCCGCCAAACCCCCTCGAAAACGGATGAAGTCTCGGTTGGAGATTTTCAGCGCGCGATTATCCCGATCGCCTGATCGGCGAACTCCGGCCGATCGCTGAGGGAGGCGCACGATGCCCGTCGAAGCCAAGATCGCCCCGGATTCCGCAGGTCTTCGGTCCGCACCGATCCAGACCATCGACGGCGGCATACCTGTACCGCCCGGCGGCAGCGTCGCCCTCGACATCGAACCCTCCGCAGTGTCCAACTTCAGCCGTGAAGGCAGCGACTTGCTCGTCCACCTCAAGTCGGGCGAGGTGGTGCGCATCGCGAACTTCTACCTCGACCCGACGCGCGCCTCTCACCTACTGCTCGTTAACGACGATCAGCTCATGGCAGTCGACCTCGCGCAGACCGCAAGCGGCGGCTTAGCTGCGTCCAGCTATGTGCCGATGGACGCCATGGCGGGCTTCAGCGGTCCCGCCGGCACGGTCGCTGCGGGCGTGACGGCGGGGGCGAGCGGTAGCGCTTTGGGAGCGGGCACGCTCATACCACTGGCCGCGATTGGCGGCGGCGGGCTTGTCGTCGCTGCTGCCTCGGGCAGCAGCGGAGGTGATAATGACAGCAATTCGCCACCGGATACGACAGCGCCGACGATAGCGACCAACCTCGCCGTCAACACCACGGGCGATCGCCTTACGGGCGGCGCCGAAGCTGGCGCGACGGTACGCGTTGACGCCAATGGCGACGGTGCCTTCGACTATTCCGTTACCGTAGCCGCAGACGGCACCTTCTCCGTGCCGCTGACGCCGCCCCTGCTGAATGGCGAAACGCTGAGCGTCATTGTGCGCGACACCGCCGGCAACGTCAGCCCCGCGGCCACCGTCACTGCGCCTGACACAACGCCGCCCGCTCCGGCATCGCAACTCAGCATCGCACCCGACGGAACCGGCCTGAGCGGCATCGGCGAGCCGGGCGCCACAGTCAGCGTGGATGTCGATGGAGACGGGAAACCGGACTATTCGGTCAAGATATCACCCGACGGCACCTTTACGATCCTCTTTCCCGCGCCCGTCGACAACGGGCAGCAGATCGAGGTCACGATCACAGATCCAGCCGGCAACTCCAGCCCCACCGCCACCATTCTGGCTCCCGACCTGACGCCTCCACCGGCAACCGCACCTTCCGTCGCGCCTTCGAACGGAATGGAATTCTCCGGGACAGCACAAGCAGGTGTCGCTGTCGTGCTTACCGACGCAGCAGGGAACATCCTCGGGCAGGCAGAAATCGCAGCCGACGGCACATGGTCCTTTACACCTCAGACACCACTCGCTGACGGCACTCCTGTCATAGTCTTCGCGGTCAACGCCGAGGGTCAGGCCGGTCCGACATCGACAGTGATCGTGGATGCCTCTGCGCCTCCTGCCCCGGAATTGCTCCCGTCAAACGGCGAAGCTTTGCAGGGAACTGCCGAAGCCGGTGCCACGATCATCCTGACCGACGATGAGGGCACGATAATCGGTCAGGCTACAGTCGATGGCGCCGGAAACTGGTCCTTTACTCCCGCCACGCCCCTGCCCGATGGCACGATCGTATCCGCCACAGCATACGACGCCGCGGGTAATGCAAGTCCGCAAGCCACAGTCACCATCGATGGCAATGCCCCCGTCGCCCCAACAATTGCCCCTACAAATGGCATGACCATTTCAGGGACAGCAGAGGCAGGCACCACGGTCTTCCTTTCCGACAGCGGCGGTAACCTGATCGGCCAGACCAGCGCCGATGAAAACGGCGTCTGGTCATTCAGCCCGACAGCCCCCCTGCCGGACCTCAGCACCGTGATTGCCGTGGCCCGGGATGCAGCAGGCAATGTCAGCGATCAGACCAGCGCCACCGTGGATGCTTCGGCACCTGCCACGCCAACCATAGCGCCGTCCGACGGTGGCGTCCTGTCGGGGACCGCCGAAGCAGGATCGATCGTGATCCTGATCGATGGCAACGGGAATGCTATCGGACAAGTCACGGCAAGCCAGAACGGCAATTGGATTTTTGCGCCGCCTTCTCCGTTGCCGGATGGCACCATAGTCAACGCGACCTCTCAGGATGCAGCCGGGAACCTTAGCGCAACCGCCAGCATCGTAGTCGATGCGGTTGCACCGGACGCCCCTGTAATTCAACCAACCAACGGCATCGTGATAAGCGGCAGCGCAGAAGCCGGAGCAATCGTCATTCTATCGGACGGCGACGACAACCCGATCGGACAGGCCGTCGCCAACGCAAGCGGGATATGGTCCTTCACGCCCGCTTCGCCACTGACTGATGGCACGGTAATCACCGCGACCGCTCAGGACGCTGCGGGAAATGCCAGCCCCGCCACAACGGCCATTGTCGATATGGTCGCACCGGCAACGCCGGTCATCAACGCCTCCAGCGGAACAACTTTTTCCGGGTCCGCCGAAGCTGGAACCACCGTGATCCTGACCGACGCTTCCGGTAATCCGGTCGGTCAGGTGCTCGTCGATGCATCTGGTCAATGGAGTTTTACGCCGGTATCGTCCCTGCCCGACGGAACCACGGTCAGTGTCGTCGCTCAGGATGCTGCCGGCAACACAAGTCCCGCATCCAGTACTGTCGTGGACGCCATTGCTCCGCCAATACCAACCATCGACCCGAGCAATGGCATGGTCTTTACCGGGACTGCTGAAGCAGGCTCGCTGATCACGTTGCGTGACCAAAGCGGCGCAATCATCGGTCAGGCCACAACTGACGGTTCTGGGAATTGGAGCTTCGTTCCAGTCAACCCATTGCCCGACGGATCGGTGGTCCACGTCGTAGCGCAGGACGCAGCAGGAAACACAAGCGCCGATGTATCGACGACGATCGACGCAACGGCCCCGCTTGCTCCGACGATCGCTGCCACGAACGGCGTCCTCATTACCGGTACAGCGGAAGCAGGGACTTTGGTCACTCTAAGCGATGACCATGGCGATCTCATTGGACAAACCATCACGGATGGCATGGGCAACTGGAGTTTCTCGCCTGCCACACCTCTGGCGGACGGCTCCATCGTCCAGGCGACAGCGCAGGATGCAGCTGGTAACGTCAGTTCGCCCGTCAGCACTGCAGTCGATGCGACGGCCCCATCCGCTCCCACTATCGATCCCAGCAACGGCACCGAACTCAACGGCACCGCCGAGGCTGGCTCTCTGCTTCTTCTGACGGACGGGAACGGTAATGTCATCGGACAGGTGACAACCGACGCATTCGGTTTCTGGACTTTCACGCCTTCCGCGCCACTGGCCGATGGCACGGTGGTCAACGCCACAGCTCAGGACGCGGCAGGAAACATCAGTTCCCCCGCCACCACGACCGTTGATTCATCACCCCCGATCGCGCCGACTATCGACCCCACCAATGGCTGGGAAGTGACGGGCACAGGTGAACCTGGTGCCACCGTGGTCCTCATGGATGGCACCGGAAACACGCTGGCATCGTTCTCGTTAGCCGAATCCGGTTCAGGGCGCATCGCGGTCTACTCCGTGAACGCGACTGCTCCAGACCTCGGTCCGCCCATCGGTGAAGTGTCGGTGGATACCAACGGAAACTGGGTATTCATCCCGCTGCTGCCGCTTCCCGATGGAACAGTCGTGATCGCCATTTCTATTGATGCTGCCGGCAATGTTGGCGGTCCCGTGAGCACAGTCGTTGATGGTGTACCGCCGTCCATCCCGACCATCGACCCTACTTCCGGGCTACTCCTGGAAGGCACAGCCGACGCTGGCGTCCTCCTGCGGCTGACCGATGAATTCGGCAACATGATCGGTCAGACTGTCGCGAATGGTGAAGGAAACTGGAGTTTCACTCCCTCCGTCCTTCTGCCCAATGGCACCACGGTCAATGTCGTAGCAATCGACGAAGTCGGCAACGAGAGCCTCCCTGCGACCACGCTCGTCGATTCCATCGCTCCGGCAACGCCGGTGATAGGTGCCAGCGACGGGACCGTAATCTTCGGCACTGCTGAAGCAGGCTCGTTGGTGACGTTGACCGACAGCCTCGGCCTGGTGATCGGCCAGACCATCACAAACCCGGATGGCACGTGGACGTTTACGCCTGTCTTGCCCTTACCCAACGCGACCATAATCAACGCCGTGGCGCAGGACGAGGCGGGCAATACGAGCCTGACTGCCAGCACCGCCATAGACAGCCTGCCACCCACCAGTCCCTTTCTAACTCTATTGGCAAACGGGGAACTGCTCATCGGCACTGCCGAACCCAATAGCCAGGTCCGCATAATCATCGACGGTGATACGGCAAACGCAATCACCGTTACCGTCGATGGAAGCGGCGGCTTCAATCTGCCTCTCACTGCTCCTCTGATCGCGGGGCAAACGGTCGAGGCGATAGCGATCGATGCCGCCGGAAACCAAAGTGCGCCCGCACTCCTCATCGCCCCCGATTACGCTCCGCCCGCTTTCACAGTCGTGGAAGTGGCCGACGGCTGGCTAAATGCGGATGAAGCGGCAAACGGCATCGAGGTCGAGATATCCCTCCGTCCGACCATGCAAGTTGGCCAAATAGTCACCGTAACGCTCAATGGCCAAGGCGGCTATCAGGTTCAAGTCTCGCATGAACTGACTTCGGCAGATGTGACTGCGGGTATCGTATTGCTGAATATCTCGCCCGCCGGCGGCATTGCATCCCTGCCCCAAGGTCCTGCTAACATAACCACATCTATCGACGGCGGCGCATCCTCGGCACCCGACAGTTTCGATATCGACACCATACCCCCATCCACTCCGGTTCTGTCACTGCTGGCAAGCATTTTGGACATATCCGCCGATCCGGGGACACAATTGACAATATCCGTCGATATCGGCGGAACAGTTGCCAGTACCGTGGTCGTCGTGGATGGGGCCGGGCTAGCTTCTCTCAATCTGCTGACCGGCCTCGATATCCAACTGGACTGGGCACAACTCCTCGGTGCTCAGGTTACCGTATCCGGCCAGGATGAGGCAGGCAATGTGAGCGATGTCGCTTCATTGGCGGTGGCGCCCAATATCGAACCACCTGTGGCGATTGGCAATTTCGGGTTGGCAGTCAGCCTGAATCCCTTCAGTCCGCAATTCGGAGTGACCGGAACGACCGAGCCGGATTCAATCGTCGTTATCCGTGTAGTTACTCCGGCGCTCAATGTCGAACTTCTGCCGATAATCGCCGATAATTCAGGCCATTTCACGCTGAACCTGCTCAGCCCCGCAATCCTGTCGCAGCTTGGCCTCAACATAACCGACATCCTCAACCTGGGATCACAGATTTCGCTCGGCTTCGTCGCGACGGATCCGCAAGGACACGAAAGTGCCTTCTACGGTCTGGCGCTGAGCCCGGCGGGGTTGTCGCTCAACATCGGCCAGATAGATGTGAACGGAACTCTCGCCGATGACATAATGTCAGGCTCCACCGGTGCCGAGCATATCAACGGCAATAGTGGCAACGACCTGATCCTCAACGTAGCGACCGGCGATCATGTGCTGGCGGGGCCGGGCAACGACACCATCGAGATAACGGCTGCCAATTTCTCGATCATCGATGGGGGCTCAGGTTTCGATACTCTGTGGCTCGCCAATGGGATGGATCTCGATTACGGCCCCGGTGCCGGCACACTTGCCAACATCGAACGGATCGATCTCGGTTCCGGAGACAACGGCAGCACACTCACTCTCACAGCGAGCGAGATCGATGCCATTACCGATGCGGGTAATACCCTGCAGGTGACAGGCGAAGGAAACGACGTTCTTCGCATCGTCGGCGCCATAGATACAGGTACAACGGAGACGCATGACGGCCTTGTCTTCGACGTCTACACGTTCGGTGCGACGACCGTCCTGGTAGAGGACAATACAGTTCAGGTCGTCGTGTGAGCATATCATGCGCAATCCGCAGAACCGCATGGGATTTCTCGCCGATAACTCTCGCGATCATGTTGCTGCTTACGCCTGCCTTCACGCGGGCGATGACGATCGAGGAAGCGGTGGCGACCGCCATCCTGAACCACCCGTCCATGGCCGCAGCGGCATCGGAAGCGAAGGCGGCCCATGTCGATGTCGATGTCGCGAAAGCAGGTTACCTGCCATCACTTTCCGCGTCAGGAGGCCCTCGGGACGTTACCCCCGACGAGTGGGCGTATGAAGTGACCGCCGCACAGATGATCTATGACTGGGGGCAGACGCGAAGCAAGGTGCGAGGCGCCCGCGCGACCGAAAGGCAACGCCAGGAAGAATGGCTGATCGCACGCGACGAGGCTGCACTCGACGTTATCGAGACTTATCTCGATGTCCTGTTGTATCGACGCCAATGCGAAGTCGATCAAACACAGATTGGCACCCTCGAAGATCTGGACCGGATGACACGCCTGCGGACCGACAGCGGATACGCAGATCGTAGCGAACCCGACCGCACGGCGCTCGAACTGGCGCGTGCCAGACAGCGTCTGGCCAGCGATCAGGGAATGGTTCTGGATTCTGTCGCGCAGTTCGATACGCTTGTCGGTGCGCCCGCCGAAGCATTGGTCGAGCCTGCACCTGCTCCCATGCTCGGCCAAATCGATAAGACAAACTTCGAAACTCTCATTGAGGCCGCCCCGCTTTACCGCAAAGCGGTCGAAGCCACGAACCATGCACGAGCGCAATACGACGAAGCGCGTTCTTCTATTCTGCCTCGCGTCAATGTCGAGGCAACTGCACTCAGCCGGGAAATTGGCGGACGTATGCAGAGCGACGGCATTCTTGCCCTACGCCTCAGGGTCAATCCCATGCAGGGGCTCTCCGCCTTCGATAGAACCGAAGGCGCTCGCCAACGCATCGCGGCTGCGCAGTGGAATGAAGCTGCCGCTCGCCGCGACATCGAACGTAAATTGCGCAATCTGACCACCAACGGTGCAGCACTCGTCGAGCAGGCACGGGCGCTGGAACGTCAGGTCGTCGATGCCGCGCAGTTGAGTCAGGTCTACCGCGAGCAATTCGAGGTCGGCAGGCGGGATATCGTCGATCTCGTGACGATCCAACGCGAGCATTTCGACGCACGGCGGTCCCTGAACGATGTCCGGCTCCAATTGATACGCATCCAGTATCGCCTGGCGGCCCAATTAGGTTGCTTGGCCGATCTGGTCGAACTTCCGACGGAGATGGAATGACCGAAGCGGCATCCACGAAACGCAGTCCATCGATGCCAGGCCGAGACCCGCTACGAGAGGGCCTCGTTCTCCTTGCAGGGATGCTGGGGCGCCACACGAGCGCTGGCGAGCTCGCCGATGGACTGCCGTTGGATAACGGAAGACTGCATCTGTCCATGGTCCCGCAGGCAATGCGGAGGCTGGACATTACCGCACGGGTTCGGGATTCCAGCCTCCCCATTCCCGGCTATCTGCTCCCGTCATTATTGATCTTCAAGGATGGCGAAAGCGCGGTCCTTTCCTCCATCGAAGCAGACTATGCGATCTTGCGCCTGCCAAGCGCTGACGGAGGCGTGCAACGAATGCCGGTTGCCGATCTGGCTGGACTGCACAGCGGCACGACAATCTTTGCCAAGGCGCAGTTTCGTAACGACCATAGCATTCATGGCCCGATTGCCAGAAACGGGCGGCATTGGTTCTTCGGCGCCCTTCGAAGTTATCGCAGAAGCTATCTTGAAGTCGCGTTGGGCGCGATGATGGCAAACCTGCTTGCTATCGCAACGGCCATTTTCGCCATGCAAGTCTATGATCGCGTCGTACCGAACGCAGCGTTTGATACCCTGTGGATTCTCGCAAGCGGAGTGGTCCTCGCCATAGTGTTCGAAGCCCTGCTCCGACATATGCGGGGGCACTTGCTGAACACGATGGGCAAGAGCCTTGATCTCACGCTATCGACCCAGCTTTTTGCACGGCTCCTCCAGACGCGACTTTCAGCACGCCCCGCAGCTCTCGGATCGTTCACCAGCCAAATCCGTGAGTTCGAGGGCGTGCGCGAGTTTTTCACATCCTCCAGCGCCGCCATAGCCAGCGACCTGCCCTTTACGCTGATCTTCCTTGGAATCATCGCCTTGATTGGTGGATGGGTGGTCATAGTGCCCGTTGCCGCAATCGTACTCATGATACTGCCAAGTCTGCTGATGCAGCGCAGCTTGGCCAGGCTGTCGCGCCAGAGCCTGCGCGAAGGAGCGATCAAGAACAGCATCTTGATCGAAGCCGTCGAAAACCTCGAAGCTATCAAGTCAGGACGCGGCGAGGGGCGCGCGATGATGATATGGCGAGCCCTCACCGCCCAACTTGCCGAAACCGCACGCCATAGTCATTCGCTGTCGAGCGCGCTGACATACGGCGCAGCGATGGTGCAACAACTTTGCTACGTCGGAGTCGTCATATTTGGCGTATTTCTGATCAGCAATGGAGACATGACTGTCGGCGCGTTGGTCGCCTGTTCACTACTCGCTGCGCGGGCTATTGCGCCCATGGCCCAAGCTGCGGCGATCCTCACACGCTGGCAGCATACGCGCATCGCTTTGGAGGGGCTGGACCAACTCATGGCGGCTCCCGTCGAACGTCCGGAAGCCCGTATTTTCGCAAGAGTTGAGAAGTTACGCGGAAACTTCACGATAAGCGGTCTCACCGCTCGATACGACGACGGGCCCCCGGTCGTGGATGTCAGGAAACTGACAATCGATGCCGGCGAGAAATTGGCAATCCTCGGTGGCAACGGCGCGGGCAAGTCAACACTGCTGAGGATTCTGTCCGGCTTTGGCGATGCCAGTTCTGGCACTATAATGCTTGACGGGATCAACCTCTCCCAGATCGATCCGGCTGACCGCCGCGCTGCGATAGGTTTTCTACCGCAGGATGTCGCCTTGATGCACGGCTCCTTGCGGGAGAATTTAAATCTCGAGGGTCAGGCAATATCGGATGCTGACATGTATGCCGTACTGGACGACGTCGGATTGGGCCGTTTCGTTCGCGCCAACCCCCTCGGTCTCGATATGCAGCTTTCGGGAAGCCGCAGCCTGTCAGGAGGGCAGCGCCAAGCGGTAGGACTTGCAAGAGTGGTGCTTCAAGATCCACAGATCGTGCTGCTCGACGAACCAACCGCCTTTTTCGATCAAGCTGCAGAAGAACAATTCATAGCCCGCATGAAAAGCTGGCTGGGTAACCGAACGCTGATCCTGATCACGCACAAGCGCTCCATGCTCGCTCTGGTCCAGCGCATCGTAGTGATGCGAGACGGCACTGTGGCGATGGATGGCCCCTCGGATGGCATCCTCTCCAACACCCAGCATAGCGCGCCGATGCGGGTCAAAGCCGAGGCTGCTCATGCAGACTGATGGCATCGTTGCTGAAAACCTGCGCCGCGAACTGAGCGATCCGCTTGGAACCGGAACACGCCCTCTGTATCGTCCTCTATTCTGGGCATCGTTGGCCTGCATAATCGTCGCCGTAGGATGGGCTGCGCTTGCCCGTCTTGACGAAGTGACACGCGGCGAGGGCCGCGTAGTTCCGATCAGTCGTATGCAGAAGATTCAGAGTCTCGAAGGCGGCATATTGGGGGAAATGCTTGTCCACGAAGGCGACATGGTCGAGCAAGGGCAGTCGCTGCTGCGCCTCGATCCGACGCATTTTCGGACGTCGTTCGAGGAAACCTCCAACCAGTCCGATGTTCTGAAAGCGGCCATTGCTCGCCTGCATGCCGAAGTCCTCGGCAAGCAAACCATTACCTTTCCTTCCGGGCTACCGCTCAACGGCGCTTTGGCCCGGTCGGAGCGCGAACTGTTCCTGTCGCGACGCAGCAAGTTGGAGGAAGGTCGGAGCACATTGCAGCAGCAGATTCGCATCGCTCAGGGCCAACTTGCGATCGTGCAGCCGCTCACCGCACGCAAGGTCGTCAGCGAGATGGAAGCGCTCAAGCTGCGACAGGATATCGCGACGTTCACCGGCAAGCTGGTAGAACTTGAGAACACCTACGCGCAGGA includes these proteins:
- the nhaA gene encoding Na+/H+ antiporter NhaA translates to MTKKLAVEAIRRPRSVLRDFLRSEAAGGILLMAAAAVALGMANSPLADAYFHNLHRYLGPLSVSHWINDGLMTLFFLLVGLEIKRELVDGQLARWSDRVLPTIAAGAGMAVPALIYLSVTASEPSLHRGWAIPTATDIAFAIGVMAMLGDRVPASLKLLLTTIAIVDDMGAVAVIALAYTDTIDAMALGAAGAILAAMFLLNRKGVQRLAPYMVLAALLWLAVLLSGIHATVAGVLAAVFVPIRATPGTPESTESPLHRLEHGLHRWVAYGVVPLFGFANAGVSLRGIGIDQVLAPLPMGVAGGLFLGKQAAVFLALRISAWLGLGCRPAGAGWLQTYGMCLLCGIGFTMSLFVGGLAFDDPAHIDQVKIGVLGGSLVSALTGFLLLRFAPRR
- a CDS encoding Ig-like domain-containing protein, which codes for MPVEAKIAPDSAGLRSAPIQTIDGGIPVPPGGSVALDIEPSAVSNFSREGSDLLVHLKSGEVVRIANFYLDPTRASHLLLVNDDQLMAVDLAQTASGGLAASSYVPMDAMAGFSGPAGTVAAGVTAGASGSALGAGTLIPLAAIGGGGLVVAAASGSSGGDNDSNSPPDTTAPTIATNLAVNTTGDRLTGGAEAGATVRVDANGDGAFDYSVTVAADGTFSVPLTPPLLNGETLSVIVRDTAGNVSPAATVTAPDTTPPAPASQLSIAPDGTGLSGIGEPGATVSVDVDGDGKPDYSVKISPDGTFTILFPAPVDNGQQIEVTITDPAGNSSPTATILAPDLTPPPATAPSVAPSNGMEFSGTAQAGVAVVLTDAAGNILGQAEIAADGTWSFTPQTPLADGTPVIVFAVNAEGQAGPTSTVIVDASAPPAPELLPSNGEALQGTAEAGATIILTDDEGTIIGQATVDGAGNWSFTPATPLPDGTIVSATAYDAAGNASPQATVTIDGNAPVAPTIAPTNGMTISGTAEAGTTVFLSDSGGNLIGQTSADENGVWSFSPTAPLPDLSTVIAVARDAAGNVSDQTSATVDASAPATPTIAPSDGGVLSGTAEAGSIVILIDGNGNAIGQVTASQNGNWIFAPPSPLPDGTIVNATSQDAAGNLSATASIVVDAVAPDAPVIQPTNGIVISGSAEAGAIVILSDGDDNPIGQAVANASGIWSFTPASPLTDGTVITATAQDAAGNASPATTAIVDMVAPATPVINASSGTTFSGSAEAGTTVILTDASGNPVGQVLVDASGQWSFTPVSSLPDGTTVSVVAQDAAGNTSPASSTVVDAIAPPIPTIDPSNGMVFTGTAEAGSLITLRDQSGAIIGQATTDGSGNWSFVPVNPLPDGSVVHVVAQDAAGNTSADVSTTIDATAPLAPTIAATNGVLITGTAEAGTLVTLSDDHGDLIGQTITDGMGNWSFSPATPLADGSIVQATAQDAAGNVSSPVSTAVDATAPSAPTIDPSNGTELNGTAEAGSLLLLTDGNGNVIGQVTTDAFGFWTFTPSAPLADGTVVNATAQDAAGNISSPATTTVDSSPPIAPTIDPTNGWEVTGTGEPGATVVLMDGTGNTLASFSLAESGSGRIAVYSVNATAPDLGPPIGEVSVDTNGNWVFIPLLPLPDGTVVIAISIDAAGNVGGPVSTVVDGVPPSIPTIDPTSGLLLEGTADAGVLLRLTDEFGNMIGQTVANGEGNWSFTPSVLLPNGTTVNVVAIDEVGNESLPATTLVDSIAPATPVIGASDGTVIFGTAEAGSLVTLTDSLGLVIGQTITNPDGTWTFTPVLPLPNATIINAVAQDEAGNTSLTASTAIDSLPPTSPFLTLLANGELLIGTAEPNSQVRIIIDGDTANAITVTVDGSGGFNLPLTAPLIAGQTVEAIAIDAAGNQSAPALLIAPDYAPPAFTVVEVADGWLNADEAANGIEVEISLRPTMQVGQIVTVTLNGQGGYQVQVSHELTSADVTAGIVLLNISPAGGIASLPQGPANITTSIDGGASSAPDSFDIDTIPPSTPVLSLLASILDISADPGTQLTISVDIGGTVASTVVVVDGAGLASLNLLTGLDIQLDWAQLLGAQVTVSGQDEAGNVSDVASLAVAPNIEPPVAIGNFGLAVSLNPFSPQFGVTGTTEPDSIVVIRVVTPALNVELLPIIADNSGHFTLNLLSPAILSQLGLNITDILNLGSQISLGFVATDPQGHESAFYGLALSPAGLSLNIGQIDVNGTLADDIMSGSTGAEHINGNSGNDLILNVATGDHVLAGPGNDTIEITAANFSIIDGGSGFDTLWLANGMDLDYGPGAGTLANIERIDLGSGDNGSTLTLTASEIDAITDAGNTLQVTGEGNDVLRIVGAIDTGTTETHDGLVFDVYTFGATTVLVEDNTVQVVV
- a CDS encoding TolC family protein; this translates as MLLLTPAFTRAMTIEEAVATAILNHPSMAAAASEAKAAHVDVDVAKAGYLPSLSASGGPRDVTPDEWAYEVTAAQMIYDWGQTRSKVRGARATERQRQEEWLIARDEAALDVIETYLDVLLYRRQCEVDQTQIGTLEDLDRMTRLRTDSGYADRSEPDRTALELARARQRLASDQGMVLDSVAQFDTLVGAPAEALVEPAPAPMLGQIDKTNFETLIEAAPLYRKAVEATNHARAQYDEARSSILPRVNVEATALSREIGGRMQSDGILALRLRVNPMQGLSAFDRTEGARQRIAAAQWNEAAARRDIERKLRNLTTNGAALVEQARALERQVVDAAQLSQVYREQFEVGRRDIVDLVTIQREHFDARRSLNDVRLQLIRIQYRLAAQLGCLADLVELPTEME
- a CDS encoding type I secretion system permease/ATPase, whose amino-acid sequence is MTEAASTKRSPSMPGRDPLREGLVLLAGMLGRHTSAGELADGLPLDNGRLHLSMVPQAMRRLDITARVRDSSLPIPGYLLPSLLIFKDGESAVLSSIEADYAILRLPSADGGVQRMPVADLAGLHSGTTIFAKAQFRNDHSIHGPIARNGRHWFFGALRSYRRSYLEVALGAMMANLLAIATAIFAMQVYDRVVPNAAFDTLWILASGVVLAIVFEALLRHMRGHLLNTMGKSLDLTLSTQLFARLLQTRLSARPAALGSFTSQIREFEGVREFFTSSSAAIASDLPFTLIFLGIIALIGGWVVIVPVAAIVLMILPSLLMQRSLARLSRQSLREGAIKNSILIEAVENLEAIKSGRGEGRAMMIWRALTAQLAETARHSHSLSSALTYGAAMVQQLCYVGVVIFGVFLISNGDMTVGALVACSLLAARAIAPMAQAAAILTRWQHTRIALEGLDQLMAAPVERPEARIFARVEKLRGNFTISGLTARYDDGPPVVDVRKLTIDAGEKLAILGGNGAGKSTLLRILSGFGDASSGTIMLDGINLSQIDPADRRAAIGFLPQDVALMHGSLRENLNLEGQAISDADMYAVLDDVGLGRFVRANPLGLDMQLSGSRSLSGGQRQAVGLARVVLQDPQIVLLDEPTAFFDQAAEEQFIARMKSWLGNRTLILITHKRSMLALVQRIVVMRDGTVAMDGPSDGILSNTQHSAPMRVKAEAAHAD